A genomic window from Nocardioides rotundus includes:
- a CDS encoding alpha/beta hydrolase family protein, which yields METTRHAYGEHPSQFAELTRPSGSSRGVVVLIHGGFWRAAYGLDQSRPLAEDLARRGWTVWNLEYRRVGDGGGVPETPEDVATAIDRLAEVAPDVDLSTVITLGHSAGGHLAVWAAGRPDPGVRVTGAVSQGGVVDLLGADRANLGDGAVPDFLGHPATEADARWDPLQQVPLAVPVRCVHAPDDDIVPIDQSERYVERAAAQGADAALTVVDGGHFGVIDVSTPAWTACVDAVEELSAR from the coding sequence ATGGAGACCACCCGGCACGCCTACGGCGAGCATCCCAGTCAGTTCGCGGAGCTGACCCGGCCCTCCGGCTCGTCTCGCGGCGTCGTCGTGCTCATCCACGGCGGCTTCTGGCGGGCCGCCTACGGCCTCGACCAGAGCCGCCCGCTCGCCGAGGACCTGGCGCGCCGGGGGTGGACGGTGTGGAACCTGGAGTACCGCCGGGTCGGCGACGGCGGCGGGGTGCCGGAGACCCCCGAGGACGTCGCGACCGCGATCGACCGGCTGGCCGAGGTCGCCCCGGACGTGGACCTGAGCACGGTCATCACCCTGGGCCACTCCGCGGGCGGGCACCTCGCGGTGTGGGCAGCGGGGCGACCGGACCCCGGGGTGCGGGTCACGGGCGCGGTCTCCCAGGGCGGCGTGGTCGACCTGCTCGGTGCGGACCGGGCGAACCTGGGGGACGGCGCCGTACCCGACTTCCTCGGCCACCCCGCCACCGAGGCCGACGCGCGCTGGGACCCGCTGCAGCAGGTCCCTCTCGCGGTACCGGTCCGCTGCGTGCACGCCCCCGACGACGACATCGTGCCGATCGACCAGTCCGAGCGGTACGTCGAACGGGCGGCCGCCCAGGGCGCCGACGCCGCCCTCACCGTCGTGGACGGTGGCCATTTCGGCGTGATCGACGTGTCCACGCCCGCCTGGACGGCGTGCGTCGACGCCGTGGAGGAGCTCTCGGCTCGGTGA
- a CDS encoding HAMP domain-containing sensor histidine kinase — protein MRARGIPTLRGQLNRLLLVAVGAVVVLGLGAVLSLHQISRDLSAFDQELTPLVDGAADMRADMAAAQAVYRGYLIDPSPDVLVWFNKREDAVRTDQADVARYGRGYIPAEDLEATFTAQDRWFAEARAMIRQREDGRSWTIERSSRLFESVTTAQDDLRATILAERAEHTSGYRRLLLVSQLGTVGLALLCLAIGVTVSRRLSRRISRPIQEVAGAAIRLAQGDIDTRVRPSRASQEVAALAASFNTMAASHQSHEQERNRSFSLHELTGHVATALAGAGSDQTGWSRACRLIGEGLGLDRVVLLRRGELPGEHHRLGEWDAPGSTFGPDLDRLAVESRSGDAGGPPRRQAPLVASGSQDLAQTFGPRTAAVAEQAGVVSWYVGQLALPDQVLGHLVMVSSRPMVWDLPTRGAADRWASLAASIVAEGSVVEELRRLDQQKSEFMATTSHELRTPLTSIAGYLEMLADGDLGDLTAPQERAFAVIDRNVRRLRVLIEDQLMLNRLDSGRAQTVREQVDVGDELHRVLENLLPQATDAGVTLVTTTLESGLRMMGDRDQVGRALVNVVGNAIKFSPRGSIVELSATRAGEHVRIVCRDFGMGIPAAELEHLFTRFYRASNATARAIQGSGLGLAIVRAVTEAHGGDVQVVSREGEGTTVTLTFAMSGRPVSSAHA, from the coding sequence ATGAGGGCGCGCGGGATCCCCACGCTGCGCGGACAGCTCAACCGCCTGCTGCTGGTCGCCGTCGGAGCCGTCGTGGTGCTGGGTCTGGGTGCGGTGCTCTCCCTGCACCAGATCAGCCGCGACCTCTCGGCCTTCGACCAGGAGCTCACGCCACTGGTCGACGGGGCCGCCGACATGCGCGCGGACATGGCGGCCGCCCAGGCGGTCTACCGCGGCTACCTGATCGACCCCAGCCCGGACGTGCTGGTGTGGTTCAACAAGCGCGAGGACGCGGTCCGCACCGACCAGGCCGACGTCGCCCGCTACGGGCGCGGCTACATCCCGGCCGAGGACCTGGAGGCCACCTTCACCGCCCAGGACCGCTGGTTCGCCGAGGCCCGGGCGATGATCCGGCAGCGTGAGGACGGCCGGTCCTGGACCATCGAGCGGTCGAGCCGACTCTTCGAGTCGGTGACCACCGCGCAGGACGACCTGCGGGCGACCATCCTCGCCGAGCGCGCCGAGCACACGAGCGGCTACCGCCGGCTGCTGCTCGTCTCCCAGCTGGGCACGGTCGGCCTGGCCCTGCTCTGCCTGGCGATCGGCGTGACCGTCTCCCGGCGCCTCTCGCGCCGGATCTCCCGGCCGATCCAGGAGGTCGCGGGCGCGGCGATCCGGCTGGCCCAGGGCGACATCGACACGCGGGTGCGGCCGAGCCGTGCCAGCCAGGAGGTGGCCGCGCTCGCGGCGTCGTTCAACACCATGGCCGCCTCCCACCAAAGTCACGAGCAGGAGCGCAACCGGTCGTTCTCCCTGCACGAGCTGACCGGGCACGTCGCCACGGCGCTCGCCGGCGCCGGCTCGGACCAGACCGGCTGGTCCCGGGCGTGCCGCCTGATCGGCGAGGGCCTGGGCCTGGACCGCGTGGTGCTCCTGCGGCGCGGCGAGCTCCCCGGCGAGCATCACCGGCTCGGGGAGTGGGACGCGCCCGGCTCCACCTTCGGACCCGACCTGGACCGGCTCGCCGTCGAGAGCCGGTCCGGCGACGCCGGGGGCCCTCCGCGCCGGCAGGCCCCGCTGGTCGCCTCCGGCTCCCAGGACCTCGCGCAGACCTTCGGCCCGCGGACCGCGGCCGTGGCGGAGCAGGCCGGCGTGGTGTCGTGGTACGTCGGCCAGCTCGCGCTGCCCGACCAGGTGCTGGGCCACCTGGTGATGGTGTCCTCCCGGCCGATGGTGTGGGACCTGCCGACCCGCGGCGCCGCGGACCGCTGGGCGTCCCTGGCCGCGAGCATCGTGGCCGAGGGGTCGGTGGTCGAGGAGCTGCGCCGTCTGGACCAGCAGAAGTCGGAGTTCATGGCGACCACCAGCCACGAGCTCCGCACGCCGCTCACCTCGATCGCGGGGTACCTCGAGATGCTGGCCGACGGCGACCTGGGCGACCTCACCGCCCCGCAGGAGCGCGCCTTCGCGGTGATCGACAGGAACGTGCGCCGGCTGCGCGTCCTGATCGAGGACCAGCTCATGCTCAACCGGCTGGACTCCGGGCGCGCCCAGACCGTGCGCGAGCAGGTCGACGTCGGCGACGAGCTGCACCGGGTGCTGGAGAACCTGCTCCCCCAGGCCACCGACGCCGGCGTCACCCTGGTGACGACCACGCTGGAGTCCGGGCTGCGGATGATGGGCGACCGCGACCAGGTCGGGCGCGCGCTCGTCAACGTGGTCGGGAACGCGATCAAGTTCAGCCCGCGCGGCTCGATCGTGGAGCTCTCGGCCACCCGCGCCGGTGAGCACGTGCGGATCGTGTGCCGGGACTTCGGCATGGGCATCCCGGCGGCCGAGCTGGAGCACCTCTTCACCCGGTTCTATCGGGCGAGCAACGCCACCGCGCGCGCCATCCAGGGCAGTGGCCTCGGGCTGGCCATCGTGCGGGCCGTGACCGAGGCCCACGGGGGCGACGTCCAGGTCGTCTCCCGCGAGGGCGAGGGGACCACGGTCACCCTCACCTTCGCGATGTCCGGACGGCCGGTCAGCTCAGCTCACGCTTGA
- a CDS encoding glycoside hydrolase domain-containing protein — MRLPRLSALLPAVATVVAMTAAVPPATAANPVTPGNITGYGFDQCVAPEQWKMDRWMERSPFLAVGIYISGRSRGCRTQPNLTPTWVSTQLKKGWRLLPITLGPQASCHPSFPRYGDDPTISPDPDSNYSRARSQGRGEASTAVQAASNLGIVEGSTLWYDLEGFDISNTRCRESSLRFLSAWTTRVRELGYVSGVYSSAASGIKMLDDARVNRPRAFALPDRIWIARWDGKANTSTSYIRSDGWLPGGRMKQYRGGHNETWGGVTINIDSNWLDLGRGSVAARESHCGGIQVNKRTYPRLSTYNDVEYPNHVKALKCLLKEKGFFDGATINGTYGPVLTRAVQAWQARYGYQRTTDWRPRNWQRLTAQGRWQTLKTGSAGSFVRKAQRSLNSMGHNLVVSGVYNAATRDAVTAYQRSTGMTVTGIAGTQVWDGLRRGVR; from the coding sequence ATGCGCCTGCCCCGCCTGTCCGCCCTCCTGCCGGCCGTCGCCACGGTCGTCGCGATGACCGCGGCGGTCCCCCCGGCCACCGCGGCCAACCCTGTGACCCCCGGCAACATCACCGGCTACGGCTTCGACCAGTGCGTCGCGCCGGAGCAGTGGAAGATGGACCGCTGGATGGAGCGCTCGCCCTTCCTCGCGGTCGGGATCTACATCTCGGGCAGGTCCCGGGGCTGCCGTACCCAGCCGAACCTCACCCCCACCTGGGTCAGCACCCAGCTGAAGAAGGGCTGGCGGCTGCTGCCGATCACCCTGGGACCGCAGGCCAGCTGCCACCCGAGCTTCCCGCGGTACGGCGACGACCCGACCATCAGCCCCGACCCCGACTCGAACTACTCCAGGGCACGCTCCCAGGGCCGCGGCGAGGCATCGACGGCGGTCCAGGCCGCCTCCAACCTCGGGATCGTCGAGGGCAGCACCCTGTGGTACGACCTCGAGGGGTTCGACATCTCCAACACCCGCTGCCGCGAGTCCTCGCTGCGCTTCCTCTCGGCCTGGACCACGCGGGTCCGCGAGCTCGGCTACGTCTCCGGGGTCTACTCCTCGGCCGCGTCCGGCATCAAGATGCTCGACGACGCGCGCGTGAACCGGCCGAGGGCCTTCGCGCTGCCGGACCGGATCTGGATCGCCCGCTGGGACGGCAAGGCCAACACCTCCACCTCCTACATCCGCTCGGACGGGTGGCTGCCCGGCGGCCGGATGAAGCAGTACCGCGGCGGGCACAACGAGACCTGGGGCGGCGTCACCATCAACATCGACAGCAACTGGCTCGACCTCGGGCGCGGCTCGGTGGCCGCGCGGGAGAGCCACTGCGGCGGGATCCAGGTGAACAAGCGCACCTACCCGCGACTCAGCACCTACAACGACGTCGAGTACCCCAACCACGTCAAGGCGCTCAAGTGCCTACTGAAGGAGAAGGGCTTCTTCGACGGCGCCACGATCAACGGCACCTACGGCCCCGTGCTCACCCGGGCGGTGCAGGCCTGGCAGGCGCGCTACGGCTACCAGCGCACCACTGATTGGCGACCGCGCAACTGGCAGCGGCTCACCGCCCAGGGGCGCTGGCAGACGCTGAAGACAGGATCTGCGGGCAGCTTCGTCCGCAAGGCTCAGCGCAGCCTGAACTCGATGGGCCACAACCTCGTGGTCTCCGGCGTCTACAACGCCGCCACCCGGGACGCCGTCACGGCCTACCAGCGGTCCACGGGCATGACGGTCACCGGCATCGCCGGCACCCAGGTCTGGGACGGCCTGCGCCGAGGCGTGCGCTGA
- a CDS encoding HEAT repeat domain-containing protein, with protein sequence MGSPDAVALPTYLLIVCLVVLSVTAVALIATIVLARVARLRRDRHHRRLETPLRPLVLSLAAGEADEGEVRRLLALRGTEREVIDESLVELLSKVRGEPAAQIAGVLEAHGHHERALHQLGALQPSVRARAAWTLGLMRRGDARDALVARLRDHSPAVALTAARSLGLLGDPAAAVPLLDALRGRTPAVPAWTVTEALTALGHGAAGTLGAALGDEDPNVRAAAAKTVALTPHFGLADPVRHQLPGEADPIVSVELIRALGVVGRATDVPVLLAFSQEEQVTVRRAAAGALGEIGVAAARSRLEVMLGDSDPQVAEDAAVALLAAGPRGREALQAAQAQGGAGARAADLVLRGRLPVLEVSA encoded by the coding sequence ATGGGCTCCCCCGACGCGGTCGCGCTGCCGACGTACCTCCTCATCGTCTGCCTGGTCGTCCTGTCGGTCACCGCAGTGGCCCTGATCGCCACGATCGTGCTGGCCCGGGTGGCCCGGCTGCGCCGGGACCGGCACCACCGCCGCCTGGAGACCCCGCTGCGCCCGCTGGTGCTGAGCCTGGCCGCCGGGGAGGCCGACGAGGGAGAGGTACGGCGTCTCCTCGCCCTGCGGGGCACCGAGCGCGAGGTCATCGACGAGAGCCTGGTCGAGCTCCTGTCCAAGGTCCGCGGCGAGCCCGCGGCGCAGATCGCCGGCGTGCTGGAGGCGCACGGCCACCACGAGAGGGCCCTGCACCAGCTGGGCGCCCTGCAGCCGTCGGTGCGGGCGCGCGCCGCGTGGACGCTCGGCCTCATGCGCCGCGGCGACGCGCGCGACGCACTCGTCGCCCGGCTCCGCGACCACTCCCCCGCGGTCGCACTGACCGCCGCCCGCTCCCTCGGCCTGCTCGGCGACCCGGCCGCCGCGGTGCCGCTGCTGGACGCCCTGCGCGGCCGGACCCCCGCCGTACCGGCCTGGACGGTCACCGAGGCGCTCACCGCCCTCGGGCACGGCGCCGCCGGCACCCTGGGCGCCGCGCTGGGCGACGAGGACCCCAACGTCCGCGCGGCCGCGGCCAAGACCGTCGCGCTGACCCCTCACTTCGGCCTCGCCGACCCGGTACGGCACCAGCTGCCCGGCGAGGCCGACCCGATCGTCTCCGTGGAGCTCATCCGCGCCCTGGGCGTCGTCGGCCGTGCGACCGACGTACCAGTGCTCTTGGCCTTCAGCCAGGAAGAGCAGGTCACGGTACGCCGAGCCGCCGCCGGCGCGCTGGGCGAGATCGGCGTCGCCGCCGCCAGGTCGCGGCTGGAGGTCATGCTGGGCGACTCCGACCCGCAGGTCGCCGAGGACGCGGCCGTCGCGCTGCTCGCCGCCGGACCGCGCGGCCGCGAGGCGCTGCAGGCCGCCCAGGCACAGGGCGGCGCCGGCGCCCGCGCCGCCGACCTGGTGCTCCGCGGCCGGCTCCCCGTCCTGGAGGTCTCGGCATGA
- the purL gene encoding phosphoribosylformylglycinamidine synthase subunit PurL, which yields MPEATTPREPASLDTVAAAEGDPGRDQPWAELGLKADEYARIREILGRRPTSAELAMYSVMWSEHCSYKSSKVHLKQFGELPQETPLGPMLAGIGENAGVLDIGQGYAVTFKVESHNHPSYVEPYQGAATGVGGIVRDILAMGARPVAVMDPLRFGPLDAEDTHRVLPGIVAGVGGYGNCLGLPNIGGEAVFDETYAGNPLVNALCVGVLRHEDLHLAKASGVGNKVILYGARTGGDGIGGVSVLASETFDEGGPSKRPSVQVGDPFMEKLLIECTLEVFAAGLVAGIQDLGGAGLSCATSELASAGDGGMHVDLDRVPLRDSSLAPEEILMSESQERMMAVVEPGDVDKFLAICEKWEVEAVVVGEVTDTGRLRIDWHGEQVVDVPPRSVAHDGPTYHRPFERPARQDELQAAGADGLQRPADGDALRETVLRLAASPNLCDKSWITDQYDRYVQGNTVLSQPSDSGMVRVDADTGLGVAVSTDANGRFARLDPYAGAQLALAESYRNVATSGATPLAVSDCLNFGSPEDPAVMWQFAEACRGLKDGCEALGVPVTGGNVSLYNQTGETAILPTPVVAVLGVIDDVTRRTPTGFAAADQRILLLGETRDELSGSEWAQVEHGHLGGLPPEVDLLAERNLARLLVDAARARMLTSAHDLADGGLSQALVESCLRNDVGARVSLPGDPFVALFSESTARVLVTVDDEHHDAFATMAAAMGVTVTELGSTSATPALTVEGQFELPLGELREAWTTTLPAALA from the coding sequence GTGCCGGAAGCGACCACCCCACGCGAACCTGCCAGCCTCGACACCGTCGCCGCCGCCGAGGGCGACCCCGGCCGGGACCAGCCCTGGGCCGAGCTCGGCCTGAAGGCGGACGAGTACGCCCGGATCCGGGAGATCCTGGGGCGCCGTCCCACCTCCGCCGAGCTGGCGATGTACTCGGTGATGTGGAGCGAGCACTGCTCCTACAAGTCCTCCAAGGTGCACCTCAAGCAGTTCGGCGAGCTGCCCCAGGAGACGCCCCTGGGCCCGATGCTCGCCGGCATCGGGGAGAACGCGGGCGTGCTCGACATCGGGCAGGGCTACGCGGTCACCTTCAAGGTCGAGTCGCACAACCATCCGTCCTACGTCGAGCCCTACCAGGGGGCGGCCACCGGTGTCGGCGGCATCGTCCGCGACATCCTCGCGATGGGCGCCCGCCCGGTCGCGGTGATGGACCCGCTGCGGTTCGGCCCGCTGGACGCCGAGGACACCCACCGCGTCCTGCCCGGGATCGTGGCCGGGGTCGGCGGCTACGGCAACTGCCTGGGGCTGCCGAACATCGGCGGCGAGGCGGTCTTCGATGAGACCTACGCCGGCAACCCACTGGTCAACGCGCTGTGCGTCGGCGTGCTGCGGCACGAGGACCTGCACCTGGCCAAGGCCTCCGGTGTCGGCAACAAGGTGATCCTCTACGGCGCCCGCACCGGAGGCGACGGCATCGGCGGCGTCTCGGTCCTGGCCTCGGAGACCTTCGACGAGGGCGGCCCGAGCAAGCGCCCCAGCGTGCAGGTCGGCGACCCCTTCATGGAGAAGCTGCTCATCGAGTGCACGCTGGAGGTCTTCGCGGCCGGGCTGGTCGCCGGCATCCAGGACCTCGGCGGCGCCGGCCTCTCCTGCGCCACCAGCGAGCTGGCCAGCGCCGGCGACGGCGGCATGCACGTCGACCTGGACCGGGTGCCGCTGCGCGACTCCTCCCTGGCTCCGGAGGAGATCTTGATGAGCGAGTCCCAGGAGCGGATGATGGCGGTCGTCGAGCCCGGCGACGTGGACAAGTTCCTGGCCATCTGCGAGAAGTGGGAGGTCGAGGCGGTCGTCGTCGGCGAGGTGACCGACACCGGCCGTCTGCGGATCGACTGGCATGGCGAGCAGGTGGTCGACGTACCCCCGCGCTCGGTGGCCCACGACGGACCGACCTATCACCGCCCGTTCGAGCGCCCGGCCCGGCAGGACGAGCTGCAGGCCGCCGGTGCGGACGGCCTGCAGCGCCCCGCCGACGGGGACGCGCTGCGGGAGACCGTGCTGCGGCTGGCCGCGAGCCCGAACCTGTGCGACAAATCCTGGATCACCGACCAGTACGACCGCTATGTCCAGGGCAACACCGTGCTCTCCCAGCCCAGCGACTCCGGCATGGTCCGGGTCGACGCCGACACCGGCCTCGGGGTCGCGGTCTCGACCGACGCCAACGGCCGCTTCGCCCGGCTCGACCCCTACGCCGGCGCCCAGCTCGCGCTGGCCGAGTCCTACCGCAACGTCGCGACCTCCGGCGCCACGCCGCTCGCGGTCTCGGACTGCCTCAACTTCGGCTCGCCGGAGGACCCGGCGGTGATGTGGCAGTTCGCCGAGGCATGTCGTGGCCTCAAGGACGGCTGCGAGGCCCTCGGCGTGCCCGTGACCGGCGGCAACGTCAGCCTCTACAACCAGACCGGCGAGACCGCGATCCTCCCGACCCCGGTGGTGGCGGTGCTCGGCGTGATCGACGACGTGACCCGGCGCACGCCCACCGGCTTCGCCGCGGCCGACCAGCGCATCCTGCTGCTGGGCGAGACCCGCGACGAGCTCAGCGGGTCGGAGTGGGCACAGGTCGAGCACGGGCACCTCGGCGGACTGCCGCCGGAGGTCGACCTGCTCGCCGAGCGCAACCTGGCGCGGCTCCTGGTCGATGCGGCCCGGGCCCGGATGCTGACCAGCGCCCACGACCTCGCCGACGGCGGGCTCTCCCAGGCGCTGGTCGAGTCGTGCCTGCGCAACGACGTGGGCGCCCGGGTGAGCCTGCCCGGCGACCCGTTCGTCGCGCTGTTCTCCGAGTCCACCGCGCGGGTGCTGGTGACCGTCGACGACGAGCACCACGACGCGTTCGCGACCATGGCCGCGGCCATGGGGGTCACCGTCACCGAGCTCGGCTCGACCAGCGCCACGCCCGCGCTGACGGTGGAGGGGCAGTTCGAGCTGCCGCTGGGCGAGCTGCGCGAGGCCTGGACGACGACCCTGCCGGCGGCCCTGGCCTGA
- the purQ gene encoding phosphoribosylformylglycinamidine synthase subunit PurQ, translating to MRVGVVTFPGSLDDADARRAVRLAGHDAVALWHGDRDLAGVDAVVLPGGFSYGDYLRCGAISRFAPVMEEVVAGARGGLPVLGICNGFQILCESHLLPGALIRNDHRTFVCRDQRLRIENNRTAWTSGYDADAEITIVLKNGEGGYVADADTLDRLEGEGRVVARYLDLNPNGSQRDIAGITNEAGNVVGLMPHPEHSVEELTGSGTDGLAFFTSLGRMLERAAG from the coding sequence ATGCGGGTCGGGGTGGTGACCTTCCCCGGGTCCCTCGACGACGCGGATGCGCGGCGCGCGGTCCGGCTCGCCGGACACGACGCGGTGGCCCTGTGGCACGGCGACCGCGACCTCGCCGGCGTCGACGCGGTGGTCCTGCCGGGCGGCTTCTCCTACGGCGACTACCTGCGCTGCGGCGCGATCTCCCGCTTCGCCCCGGTGATGGAGGAGGTCGTGGCGGGCGCGCGTGGCGGCCTGCCGGTGCTGGGCATCTGCAACGGCTTCCAGATCCTGTGCGAGTCCCATCTCCTGCCCGGGGCGTTGATCCGCAACGACCACCGCACCTTCGTCTGCCGCGACCAGCGGCTGCGGATCGAGAACAACCGCACCGCCTGGACCAGTGGCTACGACGCCGACGCCGAGATCACCATCGTGCTCAAGAACGGCGAGGGCGGGTACGTCGCCGATGCGGACACGCTGGATCGACTCGAGGGGGAGGGTCGGGTCGTGGCCCGTTACCTGGACCTCAACCCCAACGGCTCCCAGCGCGACATCGCCGGCATCACCAACGAGGCCGGCAACGTGGTCGGCCTGATGCCGCACCCCGAGCACAGCGTCGAGGAGCTCACCGGCTCCGGCACCGACGGGCTGGCCTTCTTCACCTCGCTCGGCCGGATGCTGGAGCGGGCGGCCGGCTGA
- the purS gene encoding phosphoribosylformylglycinamidine synthase subunit PurS: MARYVVDVMPKREILDPQGKAVQTALPRLGFEGVADVRQGKRFELEIEGEPSDELLARVTSMAETLLSNPVIEDFEVHSEQHTVAELAEEEGR, translated from the coding sequence GTGGCCCGGTACGTCGTCGACGTCATGCCCAAGCGCGAGATCCTCGACCCCCAGGGCAAGGCGGTGCAGACCGCACTGCCCCGGCTCGGGTTCGAGGGCGTCGCCGATGTCCGTCAGGGCAAGCGCTTCGAGCTCGAGATCGAGGGCGAGCCCTCCGATGAGCTGCTCGCCCGGGTCACCTCGATGGCCGAGACCCTGCTCTCCAACCCGGTGATCGAGGACTTCGAGGTCCACTCCGAGCAGCACACGGTCGCCGAGCTGGCCGAGGAGGAGGGCCGCTGA
- a CDS encoding glycosyltransferase family 2 protein — MSGLEDVARTWLGSLLQWIAIPVLVYFLVINSSYLMLVLLSIGEFRKHLRFLPFAGREQLLGSRVTPGVSVIASVYNEEAGIEASARSMLSLHYPSHEVILVDDGSKDDTFEVLRRIFDLVQVDLPMPDRLPIREHPTGVFVPRSGHVRLTVVRKPNSGRSDSMNVGINLAREDLVVFVDGDSLLDPDALLAVAQPFVDDPVHTVAAGGVIRAANGCRVEAGRVVSVGMPPQLISRIQVVEYLRAFHLGRSGWSRLRALILISGAFGIFRRDVLLEVGGLDPTSIGEDFELVMRIHQHMRRQRRKYRVTYVTEPICWTEVPTSLSVLHRQRKRWHRGLWETLWAYRHMFLNPRYGRVGMIAVPYYWLFELLAPVIELGGMVLMILGAILGLIDGSYLLLLLAVAYGYGALVTLAALAVEEFSYHKYGSWRDLGSTLVAAVVENVGYRLLTAWWRVEGWWASLTGRKAVWGEMTRTGFGSGSTTP; from the coding sequence ATGAGCGGGCTCGAGGACGTCGCCCGCACCTGGCTCGGCTCGCTGTTGCAGTGGATCGCCATCCCGGTGCTCGTCTACTTCCTGGTGATCAACAGCTCCTACCTGATGCTGGTGCTGCTCTCCATCGGCGAGTTCCGCAAGCACCTGCGCTTCCTCCCGTTCGCCGGTCGCGAGCAGCTGCTCGGGTCGCGGGTGACGCCGGGGGTCAGCGTCATCGCCTCGGTCTACAACGAGGAGGCCGGCATCGAGGCGTCCGCACGCTCGATGCTCTCCCTGCACTACCCCTCGCACGAGGTGATCCTGGTCGACGACGGCAGCAAGGACGACACCTTCGAGGTGCTGCGCCGGATCTTCGACCTGGTGCAGGTCGACCTCCCGATGCCGGACCGGCTCCCGATCCGGGAGCACCCGACCGGCGTCTTCGTGCCGCGCTCGGGGCATGTGCGCCTCACGGTGGTGCGCAAGCCCAACTCCGGGCGCTCGGACTCGATGAACGTCGGCATCAACCTCGCCCGCGAGGACCTCGTGGTCTTCGTCGACGGCGACTCGCTGCTCGACCCCGACGCCCTGCTCGCGGTCGCCCAGCCGTTCGTGGACGACCCGGTGCACACGGTGGCCGCGGGCGGGGTCATCCGCGCGGCCAACGGCTGCCGGGTCGAGGCGGGGCGGGTGGTGTCGGTCGGGATGCCGCCGCAGCTGATCTCCCGGATCCAGGTGGTGGAGTACCTCCGGGCCTTCCACCTCGGCCGGTCCGGCTGGTCCCGCCTCCGCGCGCTGATCCTGATCAGCGGCGCCTTCGGCATCTTCCGGCGCGACGTCCTGCTCGAGGTGGGCGGCCTGGACCCGACCAGCATCGGGGAGGACTTCGAGCTGGTGATGCGGATCCACCAGCACATGCGGCGGCAGCGGCGGAAGTACCGCGTCACCTACGTCACCGAGCCGATCTGCTGGACCGAGGTCCCGACCTCGCTGTCGGTCCTGCACCGGCAGCGCAAGCGGTGGCATCGCGGCCTGTGGGAGACGCTGTGGGCCTACCGGCACATGTTCCTCAACCCGCGCTACGGCCGGGTGGGCATGATCGCCGTGCCCTACTACTGGCTCTTCGAGCTGCTCGCCCCGGTGATCGAGCTCGGCGGGATGGTGCTGATGATCCTCGGCGCGATCCTCGGCCTGATCGACGGCAGCTACCTGCTCCTGCTGCTGGCGGTGGCCTACGGGTACGGCGCGCTGGTCACCCTCGCCGCCCTGGCGGTCGAGGAGTTCAGCTACCACAAGTACGGCAGCTGGCGGGACCTCGGCAGCACGCTGGTGGCCGCGGTGGTGGAGAACGTCGGCTACCGGCTGCTGACCGCCTGGTGGCGGGTCGAGGGCTGGTGGGCCAGCCTCACCGGACGCAAGGCGGTCTGGGGCGAGATGACCCGGACCGGCTTCGGCTCGGGAAGCACGACGCCATGA
- a CDS encoding response regulator transcription factor produces MARILVADDDQDIRELVCFKLEQAGHEVVSAPDGSSALARLGDGDIEIALLDIMMPGLSGLDVLTRVRADERLRDVKVILLTARSRDVDVDAGYATGADDYVIKPFSPRELVHRVSSLLQRA; encoded by the coding sequence ATGGCCCGCATCCTCGTGGCCGACGACGACCAGGACATCCGCGAGCTGGTCTGCTTCAAGCTGGAGCAGGCCGGGCACGAGGTGGTCTCCGCCCCCGACGGCAGCAGCGCGCTGGCCCGCCTGGGCGACGGCGACATCGAGATCGCCCTGCTCGACATCATGATGCCGGGGCTGTCCGGCCTGGACGTGCTCACCCGCGTGCGCGCCGACGAGCGGCTCCGGGACGTCAAGGTCATCCTGCTGACCGCACGCTCCCGCGACGTCGACGTGGACGCCGGCTACGCCACCGGCGCCGACGACTACGTCATCAAGCCCTTCAGCCCCCGCGAGCTCGTCCACCGGGTCAGCTCCCTGCTGCAACGGGCCTAG